The Candidatus Hydrogenedens sp. genome includes a window with the following:
- the nrfH gene encoding cytochrome c nitrite reductase small subunit translates to MRQKINKSGFSYLIPVCICFGIFIGIGSFTFYYARGYSYLTDDPNACANCHVMKDFLDSWQKSSHHSVAVCNDCHTGHTLFSKYYVKGLNGYHHSTAFTLGNFHEPIHIKEFNRKVTEGNCRYCHQDIVQNIDSNIAHREPLQCLNCHFNVGHFNY, encoded by the coding sequence ATGAGGCAAAAAATAAACAAATCAGGTTTTTCTTATCTAATACCTGTTTGTATATGCTTTGGGATTTTTATCGGAATAGGTTCGTTCACTTTTTATTACGCTCGGGGATATTCCTATCTTACAGATGACCCCAATGCCTGTGCCAATTGCCATGTAATGAAAGATTTTCTCGATTCCTGGCAAAAATCGAGTCATCACTCTGTTGCGGTTTGCAATGATTGCCATACAGGACATACCTTATTTTCAAAATATTATGTCAAGGGATTAAACGGCTATCACCATTCCACTGCATTCACTCTGGGTAATTTTCATGAACCTATCCATATTAAGGAATTTAATCGAAAAGTAACAGAAGGTAACTGCCGATATTGCCATCAAGATATTGTTCAAAATATTGATTCCAATATTGCTCATCGTGAGCCATTACAATGCTTAAACTGTCATTTCAATGTAGGTCATTTCAATTATTAA
- a CDS encoding heparinase II/III family protein, with protein sequence MRNILSFKNKQNLIFLFVTVLSLCISAFPEEEYKTILGLDIDFTKVPLNTSHDKLIKERLSVDKIALAQTESGKAGIQWAKDLLKEQTTIPITNYTLYREFQRTGDRKKYEKPYFLKRSMLSAATLLIYFENDDSLLPLLNDLIWNICEESSWVLPAHERREKYTYVDLFSAETATQLAHTLLFLEDKLPDEIKKRIRYEVKKRVMQPYLFYSEEKYGWVQGRNNWTGVCAGSIGECFIILEDNEQILRKAIALVTNQLARFLKNGFAEDGGCLEGISYWNYGLTHYVSFGELLYEATEGNVNIMQNPRLYQIAFYPYVVYLGNGQFASFSDAPSQFYPHAFIVHRLAERFSAYDRLSSTSHPFIYHKLAERLNINYLHALANPSPNHWLFGDIIRNILWSYPYEQQQNTEIPIESTCLPQSGIARLVSKDNHENTHIVICKAGSNNEPHNHNDIGSFVYAINNTIFLTDPGAGLYSREYFSIK encoded by the coding sequence ATGAGAAACATATTATCATTCAAAAACAAGCAAAATTTAATATTTCTATTTGTTACTGTTTTGTCACTATGCATTTCAGCATTTCCAGAAGAGGAATACAAAACTATTTTAGGGTTAGATATAGATTTCACTAAAGTTCCATTAAATACCTCTCATGATAAACTCATCAAAGAAAGACTATCCGTAGATAAAATAGCACTGGCACAAACAGAAAGCGGGAAAGCAGGTATCCAATGGGCAAAGGACCTCCTTAAAGAACAAACAACAATTCCTATAACAAATTATACCCTTTATCGAGAATTTCAAAGGACAGGAGACCGAAAAAAATATGAAAAACCTTATTTCCTAAAAAGGTCTATGCTTTCCGCAGCTACATTACTTATTTATTTTGAAAACGATGATTCCTTGCTTCCCCTTCTTAACGACCTAATCTGGAACATCTGTGAAGAATCTTCGTGGGTACTTCCTGCCCATGAACGGCGAGAAAAATATACTTATGTTGACCTTTTTTCAGCCGAAACCGCTACACAATTAGCCCATACATTACTTTTTTTAGAAGACAAACTTCCCGATGAAATAAAAAAAAGAATCCGTTACGAAGTTAAAAAAAGAGTTATGCAACCTTATCTTTTTTATTCTGAAGAAAAATATGGATGGGTTCAAGGACGAAATAACTGGACAGGTGTCTGTGCCGGGTCTATCGGTGAATGCTTTATCATACTGGAAGACAACGAACAAATCTTGCGTAAAGCCATTGCCCTCGTTACAAATCAATTAGCCCGCTTTTTGAAAAACGGTTTCGCAGAAGATGGCGGTTGTTTGGAAGGTATTTCCTACTGGAATTACGGGCTAACCCATTATGTAAGTTTTGGAGAATTGCTTTATGAAGCAACCGAAGGGAATGTGAATATTATGCAAAACCCTCGCCTTTATCAGATAGCATTCTATCCTTATGTCGTTTACTTAGGAAACGGACAATTCGCCAGTTTCTCTGATGCCCCTTCCCAATTTTACCCCCATGCATTTATTGTTCACCGATTAGCAGAAAGGTTTTCTGCATACGACCGACTTTCCTCTACATCTCATCCTTTTATTTACCATAAATTGGCTGAAAGACTTAATATAAACTACCTTCATGCACTTGCCAATCCTTCTCCAAATCATTGGCTCTTTGGAGATATTATTCGCAATATTCTTTGGTCATACCCATACGAACAACAACAAAACACAGAAATACCCATCGAAAGCACCTGTCTACCTCAATCCGGTATTGCTCGGTTAGTTTCAAAAGATAACCATGAGAATACACATATTGTTATCTGTAAAGCAGGTTCAAATAATGAACCTCACAATCATAATGATATTGGAAGCTTCGTTTATGCTATCAATAACACAATTTTCCTTACCGACCCCGGTGCGGGACTTTACTCACGAGAATATTTCAGTATAAAATGA
- a CDS encoding TrkH family potassium uptake protein → MKYFQLINYLGRFLTGYAFIFLLLLVPAIFYQEIDIVPYIFESFIYVFLIGVLGFVITFQKSKVKEESFLIKESLALVGLGWILITFFGSFPFYLSGHLSLIDAIFESVSGFTTTGSTVVKDIEAFPKTLLFWRAFTHFLGGMGIVVIFIAVLPYLGAGGRLLLQSESFVPDVKFIRPRVKETLKQLLLVYISLNIIQCILLMLFGMSLFDAVCHAFATLASGGFSTRQLSIGAYNSLPIEIITIFFMLCAGTNFGLFFLLYQRNIRAFFQNIEWRVYISIWFFSIVLLTICVMGYHGTFSLDKSEFTHYSFGKALRSVSFTVTSLMTDTGFTTEDYDLWPHFARWALVILMIIGGSAGSTSGGLKIIRVIILFKFLLNRVQSIFQPRVIKAIHLGDQVIDDDIQRSVLGYFALYVSVFIISSLVLCWTGLPIVTSISSVAAAINGCGPGLEYVGGLEDFSTISILGKGVLCILMLMGRLEIYTILVLFFPSFWRSK, encoded by the coding sequence ATGAAATACTTTCAATTGATTAATTATTTAGGAAGATTTTTAACAGGATATGCCTTTATTTTCCTGTTATTGTTAGTGCCTGCTATATTCTATCAGGAGATAGATATTGTTCCTTATATTTTTGAGTCTTTCATATATGTATTTTTAATCGGTGTATTAGGATTTGTAATTACATTCCAAAAAAGTAAAGTGAAGGAGGAGAGTTTTTTAATCAAAGAATCGTTAGCTTTAGTAGGATTGGGATGGATATTAATTACTTTTTTTGGGTCATTTCCCTTTTATTTATCGGGACATCTTTCACTTATAGATGCTATTTTTGAGTCTGTATCCGGGTTTACGACAACAGGTTCTACCGTGGTGAAAGATATAGAAGCCTTTCCTAAAACATTACTTTTTTGGCGAGCATTTACACATTTTTTAGGAGGTATGGGAATCGTTGTTATATTTATTGCGGTACTCCCTTATTTGGGAGCAGGAGGTCGGTTGCTTCTCCAATCCGAATCGTTCGTTCCTGATGTGAAATTTATTAGACCCCGGGTGAAAGAGACTTTGAAGCAATTGTTGTTGGTTTATATATCGTTAAATATTATTCAGTGTATTCTTTTAATGTTATTTGGGATGAGTTTGTTTGATGCGGTATGCCATGCTTTTGCGACATTAGCCAGTGGAGGATTTTCTACAAGACAGCTGAGTATTGGTGCCTATAATAGCTTGCCCATAGAAATAATCACTATTTTTTTTATGCTTTGTGCAGGAACTAACTTTGGGTTATTTTTCCTCCTCTATCAAAGGAATATTCGAGCTTTTTTTCAAAATATAGAATGGCGGGTGTATATATCTATCTGGTTCTTTTCAATTGTATTATTAACTATCTGCGTAATGGGGTATCACGGGACTTTCTCTTTAGATAAAAGTGAATTTACACATTATTCTTTTGGTAAGGCTCTTCGGAGCGTATCTTTTACAGTTACTTCCTTGATGACAGATACAGGTTTTACTACGGAAGATTATGATTTATGGCCGCATTTTGCAAGATGGGCTCTCGTGATATTAATGATTATAGGAGGTTCCGCAGGTTCAACATCAGGGGGATTAAAAATAATTCGTGTAATTATTTTATTTAAATTTTTGTTGAATCGAGTACAATCTATTTTCCAACCACGAGTAATAAAGGCTATTCATTTAGGAGACCAGGTAATAGATGATGATATTCAAAGGTCTGTGTTGGGTTATTTTGCGTTATATGTATCTGTATTTATTATAAGCAGTCTTGTTTTATGTTGGACTGGGTTGCCGATAGTGACTTCAATATCTTCTGTGGCTGCAGCGATAAATGGTTGTGGTCCAGGATTGGAATATGTTGGGGGACTTGAGGATTTCTCTACTATTTCTATTTTAGGTAAAGGGGTGTTATGTATATTAATGCTGATGGGACGCTTGGAAATATATACGATACTTGTTTTGTTTTTCCCTTCTTTTTGGCGTAGTAAGTAA
- the hisS gene encoding histidine--tRNA ligase has translation MTKKTVEPRLLKGFQDHLPPKSKMRQEIIQKIISVYEKYGFAFIETPAIELKETLLGPGGENINKEIFLLETPEGEQSCLRFDHTVPFARVIAQYPEKIKVPFRRYTIGPVWRADKPGIGRYREFIQMDIDIAGTPNTAADAEIIAIMVEVMRILGFKDFQAQINNRKLIDALLIQNGIKDIDTQKHILRVIDKLQKVGIENVRKELGEGRIDDSGDPIKGVGLSNNIIEKIINFISISGATRKEIIRNIKQHLSEQSESQQAISTMEELDQYLSALDIPDTEASFSPSLTRGLDYYSGPVFEMTLKKAPHIGSVMGGGRYDGLVSRFTDKAIPCTGMSIGIDRLISAMEELQLIDAQKPIYDVIITRVGKVPITEALSIAKELRNQGLKVSVYLGKKTKETLGEQLSHADHYNIPIAVILGEDELKKGEVCVKDLYYGEKAREGIKDRNQYREAGTVSQITIPREKLLEILYSFLNKNY, from the coding sequence ATGACAAAAAAAACCGTGGAACCTCGTTTACTCAAAGGTTTTCAAGACCATCTCCCACCAAAAAGCAAAATGCGACAGGAGATAATACAAAAAATTATCTCTGTCTATGAAAAATATGGTTTTGCTTTCATAGAAACACCCGCCATCGAATTAAAAGAAACCTTGCTCGGTCCGGGTGGAGAAAATATTAACAAAGAAATCTTCCTTTTAGAAACACCCGAAGGAGAACAATCCTGTCTTCGGTTTGACCACACCGTCCCCTTTGCTCGTGTTATCGCCCAATATCCCGAAAAAATTAAAGTTCCTTTCCGCAGATATACTATTGGTCCTGTCTGGCGTGCCGATAAACCGGGTATAGGAAGATACCGTGAATTTATCCAGATGGACATTGATATTGCAGGAACACCCAACACCGCTGCTGATGCAGAAATTATTGCTATCATGGTAGAAGTCATGAGAATCCTCGGATTTAAAGATTTTCAGGCACAAATTAATAACAGAAAACTAATTGATGCTCTATTAATACAAAACGGTATTAAAGATATAGATACACAGAAGCACATTCTACGCGTTATTGACAAACTGCAAAAAGTAGGCATTGAAAATGTTCGTAAAGAACTTGGAGAAGGTCGTATTGACGATTCTGGAGACCCCATTAAAGGTGTTGGATTATCCAATAATATTATTGAAAAAATCATCAATTTCATCAGCATAAGCGGTGCAACACGAAAAGAAATTATTCGGAATATCAAACAACATCTATCGGAACAATCCGAATCACAACAAGCAATCTCTACTATGGAAGAACTTGACCAATATTTATCCGCCCTGGACATTCCCGATACCGAAGCCTCTTTTTCCCCATCACTTACCCGTGGATTGGACTATTATTCCGGTCCTGTTTTTGAAATGACACTCAAAAAGGCTCCCCATATTGGCTCTGTTATGGGTGGAGGAAGATATGACGGGCTGGTCTCCCGTTTCACAGACAAAGCCATTCCTTGCACAGGAATGTCAATCGGTATAGATAGACTTATAAGTGCTATGGAAGAATTACAACTAATAGATGCACAAAAACCAATATATGATGTCATTATTACCCGAGTAGGGAAAGTCCCTATCACTGAAGCATTATCCATAGCAAAAGAATTACGCAATCAAGGCTTAAAGGTTAGTGTCTATCTTGGTAAAAAAACAAAAGAAACTTTAGGGGAACAATTATCCCATGCAGACCACTATAATATACCCATTGCCGTTATATTAGGCGAAGATGAACTCAAAAAAGGAGAAGTCTGCGTGAAGGACTTATACTACGGTGAAAAAGCACGCGAGGGTATAAAAGATAGGAACCAATACCGAGAAGCAGGAACCGTAAGTCAGATAACCATCCCACGAGAAAAATTATTGGAAATACTTTACTCATTCCTCAATAAAAATTATTGA
- a CDS encoding type II secretion system protein has protein sequence MFFEGRRNRGFTLIELLVVIAIISILAMILLPALSRARAQGRSVSCVNNLRQLYLANTMYASENNGYYVPAASDMYDFLLPGSEPDHFGGRCRWHGKRDTPNPDTPFNFRKGPLFEYVPEGRIKECPEFFEYRSLGEVPNAFESGSGGYGYNMAYVGSMLSVENDPVKACKSGMHERMIENPPETIMFADSGMPQNGYIVEYSFVEPPLMVSVNYPRGQEGVYMSPSLHFRHWGRVNVLWCDGHITSERLEWATEENVYGAVNRAWNVGWFGPKNNYYFDWKKRVALEEDK, from the coding sequence ATGTTTTTTGAGGGACGGAGAAATAGAGGGTTTACGCTAATAGAATTGCTGGTGGTTATTGCAATAATTAGTATTCTGGCGATGATACTTTTACCTGCCTTATCAAGGGCACGAGCACAGGGAAGAAGTGTTTCATGTGTAAATAATTTGAGGCAGTTATATCTTGCTAATACAATGTATGCATCGGAGAATAATGGATATTATGTGCCGGCAGCATCGGATATGTATGATTTTTTGTTGCCGGGCTCGGAACCGGACCATTTCGGGGGTAGATGTAGATGGCATGGGAAACGCGATACTCCAAATCCTGATACTCCGTTTAATTTTCGTAAAGGACCGTTGTTTGAGTATGTGCCCGAAGGAAGAATAAAAGAATGTCCAGAATTTTTTGAGTATCGGAGTTTGGGGGAAGTGCCTAATGCGTTTGAATCGGGTTCGGGAGGATATGGCTATAACATGGCTTATGTAGGTTCGATGTTGAGTGTTGAGAATGACCCTGTAAAGGCTTGTAAATCGGGGATGCATGAACGGATGATTGAAAATCCGCCGGAGACGATTATGTTTGCAGATAGTGGTATGCCTCAGAATGGATATATTGTTGAATATAGTTTTGTGGAACCGCCTTTGATGGTTTCGGTAAATTATCCACGAGGGCAGGAAGGGGTGTATATGTCACCATCGTTACATTTTCGGCATTGGGGGAGAGTAAATGTGCTCTGGTGTGATGGACATATTACTTCTGAACGGTTGGAATGGGCAACGGAAGAAAATGTTTATGGTGCCGTGAATCGTGCATGGAATGTTGGCTGGTTTGGTCCTAAAAATAACTACTACTTCGATTGGAAGAAGAGGGTTGCTTTAGAAGAAGATAAATGA
- a CDS encoding prepilin-type N-terminal cleavage/methylation domain-containing protein gives MNRWRRGKVKQKGFTLIEMMIVVAIIAIIVAITIPTLIRSRIHSNEASTIWNLRAICTAQVSYHSANNTYGDFNSLVNSSANPTTRYLDESWSEGCIRQGYVYSMPQITTVQFVCYASPQTIGYSGNRYFRIDHTGIIRYNESQLPSGNDPVIGDPQ, from the coding sequence ATGAATAGATGGCGTCGGGGGAAGGTAAAACAAAAGGGGTTCACACTGATTGAGATGATGATAGTAGTAGCGATAATTGCAATAATAGTTGCAATAACTATTCCGACCTTGATACGCTCGCGGATCCATTCTAATGAGGCATCTACTATCTGGAATTTGAGGGCTATTTGCACGGCACAGGTGTCATATCATTCTGCAAATAATACTTATGGTGATTTCAACAGTCTTGTGAATTCGTCTGCTAATCCTACTACCCGTTATTTAGATGAATCTTGGAGCGAAGGATGTATCCGTCAGGGTTATGTTTATTCTATGCCACAGATAACGACTGTGCAGTTTGTGTGTTATGCATCACCTCAGACAATAGGCTACTCAGGGAATAGGTATTTTCGGATAGACCACACGGGAATCATCCGCTACAACGAATCTCAATTGCCATCAGGTAACGACCCTGTAATTGGCGACCCTCAATAA
- the trkA gene encoding Trk system potassium transporter TrkA, whose product MKIVIAGAGRAGSLLAEMLYKDNEITIVDYDKSALDNLAGLSDVTSQLGNAQDPSLLQGLLSAGCDLFISTLGDDRSNIIASSCAKNFGAGSVSALVSDMVYINSSILYESILGIDYFLSPDQLTATDIANFTESPGLLVSEEYGNDRIQFYELRVWNQFKGSGKTLKEIMEVIKEKLVIGYIKSGRQVDIPTGETRINSGDILGIFGKHDSMARAVKVFAGDWEKKKRVVILGGTSISVQIIRALKDKVSVVKLFEKDKKRAEELSQILSKYKVDIVNDDPLDNRSQLMAVKDFDVFIAPTHDDERNVVACLLAKDIGIPYAVSVIYNKQFGELVDRFGIDFSVIPYYSFLNKVLRIVYQNTVKHLLNIRGIEIAEYEIKKSFKFLNRALKDIRYDIGCVVAGIIREEQAIIPTGDDVIKEDDRVVIVTKADKFNDVSKLFK is encoded by the coding sequence ATGAAGATTGTTATTGCAGGTGCAGGCAGAGCAGGTTCGCTATTGGCGGAAATGCTTTATAAAGATAATGAAATAACAATAGTGGATTATGATAAATCGGCTCTTGATAATTTAGCCGGATTGTCAGATGTCACTTCCCAATTAGGTAACGCACAAGACCCCTCATTATTACAGGGATTATTAAGTGCGGGATGTGACTTGTTTATTTCGACTTTGGGAGATGATAGGTCAAATATAATTGCGAGTAGTTGTGCGAAAAATTTTGGGGCGGGAAGTGTATCCGCTCTGGTTTCGGATATGGTTTATATTAACAGTTCTATTTTATATGAGAGTATATTAGGAATTGATTATTTTTTGTCGCCAGACCAGTTAACTGCAACGGATATTGCAAATTTTACTGAATCTCCGGGGTTGTTGGTTTCAGAGGAATATGGAAATGACCGTATTCAATTTTATGAGTTGAGGGTCTGGAATCAATTTAAGGGAAGTGGGAAGACTTTGAAGGAGATTATGGAGGTAATAAAGGAGAAATTAGTTATTGGATATATAAAATCAGGGAGGCAGGTGGATATTCCTACAGGAGAAACACGGATAAACAGTGGAGATATTTTAGGGATTTTTGGGAAGCATGATAGTATGGCTCGTGCAGTAAAGGTGTTTGCGGGCGATTGGGAAAAAAAGAAAAGAGTTGTTATTTTAGGAGGAACATCTATAAGTGTTCAGATTATTCGTGCTTTGAAAGATAAAGTTTCTGTGGTTAAATTATTTGAAAAGGATAAAAAGAGAGCCGAGGAGTTATCCCAGATACTTTCTAAGTATAAAGTGGATATTGTGAATGATGACCCATTAGATAACCGTTCTCAATTGATGGCGGTGAAGGATTTTGATGTGTTTATCGCACCGACCCATGATGATGAGCGAAATGTGGTAGCATGTTTGTTAGCAAAGGATATAGGTATTCCTTATGCAGTTAGTGTTATTTATAATAAGCAGTTTGGAGAGTTAGTAGACCGATTTGGGATAGATTTTTCTGTGATACCTTATTACAGTTTTCTTAATAAGGTATTGCGAATTGTATATCAGAATACGGTAAAACATTTATTAAATATTCGGGGCATTGAGATAGCGGAATATGAGATTAAAAAGTCTTTCAAGTTTCTTAATCGTGCTCTTAAAGATATAAGATATGATATAGGTTGTGTTGTTGCAGGGATTATTCGTGAGGAACAAGCAATAATCCCGACGGGAGATGATGTAATTAAAGAAGATGATCGAGTGGTCATTGTAACGAAGGCTGATAAATTTAATGATGTGAGCAAATTATTTAAATAA
- a CDS encoding ammonia-forming cytochrome c nitrite reductase subunit c552 yields MLVVAAATFAVTALLINIFEKQQEAKNPFFRVVEINDDTEDPEIWGKNFPIQYDLYKRTVDMVRTKYGGSEALPHTPTEKDPRFVVSQSKIELDPRLKRMWAGYAFAIDFREERGHAYMLDDQTFTGRQQKPQFGVCAHCHASIYVPYKKLGDGDIIKGFEKMNPMPYMEARKLLQHPVACIDCHDPNTMQLRITRPAFLEGIKTYKEFQGIKDYNPNTMATRQEMRTYVCAQCHVEYYFKGDEKRLTYPWHKGLEADNILAYYDEINYKDWAHAETNAPMLKAQHPEFEMWSQGIHARSGVACADCHMPYTRVGALKVSDHHVRSPLLNINRACQTCHHFSEEELKARVERIQDKTAEMKDMAMDSLVALIDDIKRIMDAGISNEKIEEARLCQRRASFLIDFVEAENSTGFHADQEAARILFKAMDHLRKGQVALKDAITLHQAYGNTTTN; encoded by the coding sequence ATGCTGGTAGTTGCTGCTGCCACATTTGCAGTAACGGCGTTGCTCATCAATATTTTTGAGAAGCAACAAGAAGCAAAAAATCCTTTCTTTCGCGTTGTCGAAATCAATGATGATACAGAAGACCCAGAAATCTGGGGAAAAAATTTCCCAATCCAATATGACCTATACAAACGAACTGTTGATATGGTCCGCACAAAATACGGTGGCAGTGAGGCATTGCCCCATACTCCTACCGAAAAAGACCCGCGTTTTGTAGTCAGTCAATCGAAGATAGAACTTGACCCTCGATTAAAACGAATGTGGGCGGGGTATGCCTTTGCCATTGATTTTCGTGAAGAACGGGGACATGCCTATATGCTTGATGACCAAACCTTCACAGGCAGACAACAAAAACCTCAATTCGGCGTTTGTGCCCATTGTCATGCCTCTATTTATGTTCCATATAAAAAATTAGGTGATGGCGATATAATTAAAGGCTTTGAAAAAATGAACCCCATGCCTTATATGGAAGCAAGAAAACTATTACAGCATCCCGTTGCCTGTATTGATTGCCATGACCCTAACACCATGCAATTACGAATAACCCGTCCCGCTTTCCTTGAAGGAATTAAAACATATAAAGAGTTTCAGGGGATAAAAGACTATAACCCGAACACGATGGCAACCCGTCAGGAAATGCGAACTTATGTCTGTGCCCAATGCCATGTCGAATACTACTTCAAAGGCGATGAAAAACGCCTCACCTACCCTTGGCATAAAGGTTTAGAAGCAGATAATATCCTTGCCTACTACGATGAAATTAACTACAAAGATTGGGCTCATGCAGAGACAAACGCACCTATGCTTAAAGCACAACATCCTGAATTTGAAATGTGGAGCCAGGGCATTCATGCCCGTTCTGGTGTTGCCTGTGCAGACTGCCACATGCCCTATACCCGTGTTGGAGCCTTGAAAGTAAGTGACCACCATGTCCGCAGTCCTCTATTAAACATCAACCGTGCTTGTCAGACCTGCCATCATTTCTCCGAAGAAGAACTCAAAGCCCGCGTTGAACGAATTCAGGATAAAACCGCAGAAATGAAAGATATGGCTATGGACTCCCTTGTAGCCCTTATTGACGATATTAAACGCATAATGGACGCGGGTATCTCCAATGAAAAAATAGAAGAAGCCCGTCTTTGTCAGCGTAGAGCATCCTTCTTGATAGACTTTGTCGAAGCAGAGAATTCCACCGGTTTCCATGCCGACCAGGAAGCTGCTCGTATTCTATTCAAAGCCATGGACCACTTACGCAAAGGTCAGGTTGCCCTTAAAGACGCTATCACTCTACACCAAGCTTACGGAAACACTACAACAAACTAA
- a CDS encoding 4Fe-4S binding protein, which produces MIKRKIISIDSEKCNGCGLCVNACAEGAIKLVNGKAQLVSDVYCDGLGACLPHCPTGALSIVEREAEPFDEELVKLQQSIKEPKAPVHTCPSIHFKPDSTKKGALSHWPIQIRLVPPMAHYFQNTKLLVVADCVPIAYQNFHNDFLQDHIVLVGCPKFDPKEQYVQKFAEIFLNNDIKSVTIPVMEVPCCQALPNIVLAGLQYSGKNIPVEKIIISIQGEVLSKQLMNG; this is translated from the coding sequence GTGATTAAGCGAAAAATTATTTCCATCGATTCCGAAAAATGTAACGGTTGTGGATTGTGTGTTAATGCCTGTGCTGAAGGTGCCATAAAACTCGTTAACGGCAAAGCACAACTCGTCTCTGATGTCTATTGTGACGGATTAGGTGCCTGTCTACCTCATTGTCCAACAGGTGCTCTCTCCATAGTAGAACGAGAAGCCGAACCTTTCGATGAAGAATTGGTCAAATTACAGCAAAGTATTAAAGAACCTAAGGCACCTGTTCACACATGCCCGAGTATACATTTCAAACCCGACTCCACTAAAAAAGGTGCCCTTTCCCACTGGCCTATCCAGATACGACTTGTCCCTCCAATGGCTCATTACTTTCAAAACACAAAACTTCTGGTAGTCGCTGATTGCGTCCCCATTGCATATCAAAACTTTCATAACGATTTTCTTCAAGACCATATCGTCCTTGTTGGCTGTCCCAAATTCGACCCCAAAGAACAGTATGTTCAGAAATTTGCTGAAATTTTTCTAAATAATGATATTAAAAGTGTTACTATTCCTGTTATGGAAGTCCCATGCTGTCAGGCACTACCCAACATTGTGCTTGCAGGATTGCAATACTCAGGGAAAAATATCCCTGTTGAAAAAATTATAATCTCAATTCAGGGTGAAGTATTAAGCAAACAATTAATGAACGGGTAA